Part of the Quercus lobata isolate SW786 chromosome 6, ValleyOak3.0 Primary Assembly, whole genome shotgun sequence genome, ctttatctttattttttattaatgaattcATAATTTACGTGATAATTTAACATACAAAGTTATTATCAATgtattttttgctttaaatctgaaaataagTAAGATCTTACCATCCACAATTTGATTAGAGAGGGAGCTATTGCACGGTTTGCACCATCATGTTCATGTATTCTTAATTATTTTGAGATATATAGCATAATTTTGGACTACATATTGGCACATCACAGCAGGCATGCTAAAACTGAGCATGCTGCCcgtagtaaaatgaaataatttacCAGGCCCAAAATGCTTACTAGCCTGTCTTGGAGGTACTCAAATCGCTATAACAACCTAATCCTTTTCTATACGAGCTTGAAGATaaatttattaagaatataatatgATTTATCGCCAAGAATTTCTCTATTAGCAACTAAATCTAGAATTACTTGGTTAACCAGGGAGATACTAATATTTTAGGATTACTTTTAGCTCACTGATTGGCATCTTCTGGGGTGCCTATGACATCCCAGGTTCAATAACTGTCTTgatgaagaaaaaggaaataaataaaaagggaagagaTTGCTTGGTGTGATggaggcttttttattttaaataatatcatttacATATTGTAGAGAATCCCTTTATGAAATTACCTTGTCTCGGaacttttccaaaaatgaaataaCAGTTCGTTTGAATGGTTGGAAAAGCAATGCTAATACTTCGgttctaattttcaaattttgaatttttggtaaACATGCCAGTATTTCGGCTGATTCTGAAACAtagagaaaataataacaaaagaaaacaagggCCATAATGACCGATAAAGATTACCAGAGATCATCTCAAGGTCAACTACCGGAGTCCAGTTGCACAATTCCAAAACACAGAAGGAACCAAAAGAtatgctaaaaataaaaataacaaacaaacaaataggcGGAGGTGGGGTGGGGAATTGACAATAACCTAAACATTCATTTTGTCACAAAGCAATATCAGTTGAAATTGGTCCCTTGTATGGTGGGCTGTGAGTCCATACATTTTTTTGGGCTTGAGCCCATACATGGCTCaggaaagaaataaaggaacattgaaaaagatgtaacGTGAGATAATAATTTTCAGTCCACAAATCTGAAAATCCAGATCTACCTAAATGAAAGCTTCCATACCTCTCGGACATTGGACGAACCATCTGCAACTTCAGCAACCAGGTTAGAAGCCATAACACCTGAGCGGGGAAAAGAGGTCCATTTAACCAGTATTATTTACAATGTGAGTTAATATGACCTAAAATATCCAATATGAAATAAATGCTTGTAGACCAACCAAGACAAGGTTGACACATTAAGCATGTACTGCATAACACGAGTTTCTTCTCAAAGTTACATATCATGAATAGAAATACTATGTACCTATTGGCAAGAGGACGTAACCAACATAAAGATTATGTAACCAGAAGAATGTCCTAGTTTTCATGCTCTTGGCCTGTATACAATTTTTGTACAATAAACAATacattcataataatttttttatttttgctaaatacATTCATAATAAATTGAAGCATACAAGCCttattagagcattctcattaagAATGCTAAATGgtataaatgctaaattttagcatgCTAAATGCTATAAATGCTATAAAGCATACTCCATCAATGCTCTTAAATCCTATTAATTTTGCAATCTAGCTACAGTGGACTGCTATCTCTAGCAGCCCACTGTAGcaagattgtaaaaaaaaaaaaaaaaaatccttttatatTCTCTCTGTCTTCTTTCTCCagactttcttttctctgtcttctttctcattttcttcactCTTTCACCggtttctttcttctctatccttcttctttctttctcattggTTCTTTCTATTTCTTCCTCTCTCCAACCCTCTCGCCCTTGCCCTCTCTTGCTCGTCCCTCACTCTCTCACTGGTTTCCCATGGGTGCAAGTTACAGTGCTTCAGTGGTCACTGTGGGTCACACTTTGGTGGTGGATCGGATTTGGTGGTGGGTGAAATTTTGTGATggcttgattttgtgtttgtgatggtggttgtttttgtgatttggtggctgagtttttgttttgtgattggttttttggtgatttgtaaTGGATGGGTTTTGATGGTTGTTTTGTAATTGGTGATTTGTGATGGCTGGGTTTTGGTAATTgctttgtgattggttgtttgATGGCTGGGTTTTGTGATTTGGTGGTTGTTTTGTAGTGGTGGTGGCTAGtggtgggttgattttgggttggggtgTACAGTGGTGGCAGGTGGGTGGGTGAATGTGGCTGGTGGTGACTGTGGGTTTGCTGGGTTGGGTTTGttgtgggttgggttggctGAAGGTGACTGTGGGTTTGCGTTGGAACAGAGCCTAGTCTTAACTCAGAAGAACTTATGAGACAGAGTAAAAAACAGAGGAGCTCTGTTTTGCAGAGAAAGATAAAtggcttgagagagagagggagatgagattgagaataaaaaatatatatatatatatatatatattttaatgaagtgataaaaaatataaaacctttgATGTTgagtatattgtaaaatgagatgttaaaacaaataaagtaagtttttgagatgctaaatgctaaagTTTTTGAGATCTTTAATTTACAATGATAAAGCCTATCCATGCATTAATGTGCATTAATGTGGTATGTTGTGATAAATAGCCCAGAGTTAATCTCCATTGGTCCATCCTTACTAGAAGGAGAACAAAGATTTAAAATGAGGTAAGGATAATTAATTTTAGACTTTCATCCGTTCCTCCttccaattaattaattagcaaaaAATACGAAACCAAAGAGTTCAgagacacaaagaaaaagcaTGCAACTTTTTGTATGACATAGTTCCTTTGCATTTTCTGTAAGCATATTCAGGAGGACTAGCTCACCATCTTTCTCTACTAAAGATAGGAACCGCCGGGTTCCCCCACCTACCCCAAAATAATGCTTCTTTGCTGCCATGTAAACAACTCCATGAGGACTGCTTGTGCACTGTAAATGAAAAAACCCTTTAGAGCTCAAGCCAGAAttcaaaatgccaaaaatagaTGCTCAATAACTCTATAAACAGCTCTATAAACAGATACCATCTTTATAAGTTCATAAAGGCTTTGGAGAGTGGAGATTGAGTAAACCGTCTctgccattaaaataatatcataACTAGCAACTTGACTGTGACCTGAGCTACAGTTTAGATTCTTCCCATTGCTTTGTACACGTGGAAGAAGTTTATGGATTTCACTCCAGTCACCAGCAAAGAAACGAACTTCACCACCAGCATTCATCTCATTTGTTTCCAAGGGTTGAATATTTTCTGAAAGATTGGCATTTACATTGGGAATGGTTAGACAACGTAGGACCTCAGCATTGAAGTCCTGGAAATGCACAGCAGCTGCACCCTGACACAACAAACAGAGAAGCTTAACAGACCTGTAGATTTTTCTAATATACAGCAACTGAAGCAAAACTTCACCTCAAGGCATGCAAAGATCCCAGGAAGTCCATGACCACATCCAAGCTGAAAAAATTAGAGGCAGCTCAGTTAGGGGAAATGAGGAAGGAAACGGCAAGAGAT contains:
- the LOC115950649 gene encoding histidine protein methyltransferase 1 homolog isoform X2, producing MAANSESEKQTFRLFSTSTSLGLGFLDSSENPLPPTPPPPYLEISSSVKYTVEPVNLGELTLLKGRVNTQEVFGLSNSDLVPGKYEGGLKLWEGSLDLVKALHMEIKNGNLSLRGKRVLELGCGHGLPGIFACLEGAAAVHFQDFNAEVLRCLTIPNVNANLSENIQPLETNEMNAGGEVRFFAGDWSEIHKLLPRVQSNGKNLNCSSGHSQVASYDIILMAETVYSISTLQSLYELIKMCTSSPHGVVYMAAKKHYFGVGGGTRRFLSLVEKDGVMASNLVAEVADGSSNVREVWKLSFR
- the LOC115950649 gene encoding histidine protein methyltransferase 1 homolog isoform X1 — translated: MAANSESEKQTFRLFSTSTSLGLGFLDSSENPLPPTPPPPYLEVISTQISSSVKYTVEPVNLGELTLLKGRVNTQEVFGLSNSDLVPGKYEGGLKLWEGSLDLVKALHMEIKNGNLSLRGKRVLELGCGHGLPGIFACLEGAAAVHFQDFNAEVLRCLTIPNVNANLSENIQPLETNEMNAGGEVRFFAGDWSEIHKLLPRVQSNGKNLNCSSGHSQVASYDIILMAETVYSISTLQSLYELIKMCTSSPHGVVYMAAKKHYFGVGGGTRRFLSLVEKDGVMASNLVAEVADGSSNVREVWKLSFR
- the LOC115950649 gene encoding histidine protein methyltransferase 1 homolog isoform X4 translates to MAANSESEKQTFRLFSTSTSLGLGFLDSSENPLPPTPPPPYLEVISTQISSSVKYTVEPVNLGELTLLKGRVNTQEVFGLSNSDLVPGKYEGGLKLWEGSLDLVKALHMEIKNGNLSLRGKRVLELGCGHGLPGIFACLEGAAAVHFQDFNAEVLRCLTIPNVNANLSENIQPLETNEMNAGGEVRFFAGDWSEIHKLLPRVQSNGKNLNCSSVHKQSSWSCLHGSKEALFWGRWGNPAVPIFSRERWCYGF
- the LOC115950649 gene encoding histidine protein methyltransferase 1 homolog isoform X3, encoding MAANSESEKQTFRLFSTSTSLGLGFLDSSENPLPPTPPPPYLEVISTQISSSVKYTVEPVNLGELTLLKGRVNTQEVFGLSNSDLVPGKYEGGLKLWEGSLDLVKALHMEIKNGNLSLRGKRVLELGCGHGLPGIFACLEVKFCFSCCILEKSTENIQPLETNEMNAGGEVRFFAGDWSEIHKLLPRVQSNGKNLNCSSGHSQVASYDIILMAETVYSISTLQSLYELIKMCTSSPHGVVYMAAKKHYFGVGGGTRRFLSLVEKDGVMASNLVAEVADGSSNVREVWKLSFR
- the LOC115950649 gene encoding histidine protein methyltransferase 1 homolog isoform X5, with translation MAANSESEKQTFRLFSTSTSLGLGFLDSSENPLPPTPPPPYLEVISTQISSSVKYTVEPVNLGELTLLKGRVNTQEVFGLSNSDLVPGKYEGGLKLWEGSLDLVKALHMEIKNGNLSLRGKRVLELGCGHGLPGIFACLEGAAAVHFQDFNAEVLRCLTIPNVNANLSENIQPLETNEMNAGGEVRFFAGDWSEIHKLLPRVQSNGKNLNCSSVHKQSSWSCLHGSKEALFWGRWGNPAVPIFSRERWPRA